The following coding sequences lie in one Bacteroidales bacterium genomic window:
- a CDS encoding LL-diaminopimelate aminotransferase, whose amino-acid sequence MALVNENYLKLQAGYLFPEIGRRVREFQKMHPEADVIKMGIGDVTLPLTPSVIKAFHEGVDEMAKAETFKGYGPEQGYDFLREAIAKTEYQSRGADIHADEIFISDGSKCDTGNILDIFGLDNIIAVQDPVYPVYVDTSVMEGRTGEYLQNGYYKGLVYLPCTAENHFMPELPKGRVDVIFLCYPNNPTGTTASKQELKKWVDYARENRSVILFDAAYEAYIADADIPHSIFEIEGAKEVAIEFRSLSKTAGFTGTRCAYTVIPKDLIAYTASGEKKPLYPLWFRRHTTKFNGVSYPVQRAAAAIYTPEGKKEVKETIAYYMNNAKIIRESLAQLGFTVYGGKNSPYVWVNSGRGIKSWDLFDKLLNEANVVGTPGSGFGPSGEGYFRFSSFARHENVLKAMERLRNLKW is encoded by the coding sequence ATGGCGCTAGTTAACGAAAACTATTTGAAACTGCAGGCGGGATACCTGTTTCCCGAAATCGGCCGGAGAGTAAGGGAATTTCAGAAAATGCACCCCGAAGCCGATGTGATAAAAATGGGCATCGGTGATGTTACACTGCCCCTTACACCCAGCGTAATTAAAGCTTTTCATGAAGGCGTGGATGAAATGGCAAAAGCCGAAACCTTCAAAGGATACGGGCCGGAACAGGGTTATGATTTTCTACGTGAAGCCATTGCTAAAACAGAATACCAGTCGCGCGGCGCAGACATTCATGCCGATGAAATATTCATTTCAGACGGATCAAAATGCGACACTGGAAATATACTCGACATTTTCGGGCTTGATAATATTATTGCCGTTCAGGATCCGGTTTACCCGGTTTACGTGGATACAAGCGTGATGGAAGGAAGAACGGGCGAATATTTGCAGAACGGCTATTATAAGGGACTGGTTTACCTGCCATGCACAGCTGAAAACCATTTTATGCCGGAGTTGCCCAAAGGCAGGGTTGACGTGATTTTCCTGTGTTACCCGAATAATCCGACCGGGACAACCGCTTCAAAGCAGGAACTGAAAAAGTGGGTGGATTATGCCCGTGAAAACCGCAGTGTTATTTTATTCGATGCAGCCTATGAAGCTTATATCGCTGATGCAGATATTCCGCATTCTATATTTGAAATCGAAGGCGCAAAAGAAGTGGCGATCGAATTCAGGAGTCTGTCGAAAACAGCTGGTTTTACAGGTACCCGCTGTGCTTACACTGTAATACCCAAAGATCTGATAGCCTACACGGCATCCGGAGAAAAGAAACCACTGTACCCGCTTTGGTTCAGAAGGCATACGACCAAATTCAATGGAGTTTCTTACCCGGTTCAAAGAGCCGCTGCTGCTATTTACACTCCCGAAGGCAAAAAGGAGGTTAAGGAAACCATTGCCTATTACATGAATAATGCAAAAATCATCAGGGAAAGCCTTGCACAATTAGGGTTCACCGTGTACGGAGGAAAAAATTCACCCTATGTATGGGTGAATTCAGGACGGGGTATAAAATCATGGGACCTGTTTGACAAGCTGCTGAACGAAGCCAATGTGGTCGGTACTCCGGGTTCAGGCTTCGGACCTTCAGGTGAAGGGTATTTCAGGTTCTCTTCATTTGCCCGTCATGAAAATGTATTAAAGGCGATGGAGAGACTGAGAAACCTTAAATGGTAA